TCCAATGCTTCCACTTTAGTTTTTACAGCTGATATTACACTATGCACTCCTGCAAGCAATGATCCATTCTTATCCGTCTCATTTTCCAAAGTGCCATCATTTTTAATTTTCTTGCCAATAGCTTTAGCAAGTTCGTCAATGGACTTAACTAAAGAATGAATTTCTTTAACATCTTTAGCAAAAGCAACAGAGTCTGTAATGTTCTTAGTTATTTTAGCTAAATCAATAACAGTGCCATCAGATTTAGCAGCCTGCCCATCTTTAGTAGCAGCCCCAGAACTATTACAAGAGCTAAGTAAAAATAAAGTCAAAAATAACGCACATAAAGTAATTCTTTTCATTATCACGTGCCTCCTTATTACCTCAGGAGGGCAAGATACAACTAAAAGGAAAACGAATCTCATGAATAGAGAAATAGTTTTCCTCAAATGACTTTATTATTTAAATTATTTAATTAGATAATTTATTTAGTAATAGCAGTAACAGTGGGTTGAGTAGTACTAGCTTCAGTTGCTTCAGTAGTAGTTTTAAAGTACTGTATTCCCTTAACAGCTTTTCCTACTTTATCTAAATTGCTTGCTACTGTTTTCCTAATTATTAAGTCAAGTACTCCCAGTACCTTATTTACCGCACTTACAGCAGCAGCTTTCACTGCTTCAGAGTCATCATTAGCAGCACTAAATTTACCACCCTTAGTCATAGCTTTAAAAGCAACAGCAGCTGCTAAGTCAGCATTACTTTTAGCACCAGCATTAGCAGAAGCATTATTATTAGAAGCGGCTAATGTCCCAGCATCTTTCTCACCAGCATCAAGTTGAATACCATTAGTAGCCTTAGCATTTTTAATCTTATCAATCATTGCCCATGAATCAGCTTTAGCAACTTCAGCTGCTAATTTAGGGCCAGCACCAGCAGTAGCCTTGGCAGTATGCCCCCCAAGAACAGCAATAGCATCAGTAGCAGCATTAGCAGTGGCTATCTGATTACCAGCATTTCCAGCTTCAATATTTACATCAGACTTAACTGCTACTCCAATAAT
The DNA window shown above is from Borrelia puertoricensis and carries:
- a CDS encoding variable large family protein, which translates into the protein MKRITLCALLMTLFLLLSCGSGQLQAEKLAAESKNTFLDSLVKIGHGFYEIFGIFGNAIGDTLGLTEVKSGDNKSKIGEHFKTIGNGLTTTKDKLKELSNKISEAKNADESTIKLVEDAIKGANDIFEQLITALTKLAGVTNDSAVIGDNADNPPAAAEKAGIDAIISGVKDIIGVAVKSDVNIEAGNAGNQIATANAATDAIAVLGGHTAKATAGAGPKLAAEVAKADSWAMIDKIKNAKATNGIQLDAGEKDAGTLAASNNNASANAGAKSNADLAAAVAFKAMTKGGKFSAANDDSEAVKAAAVSAVNKVLGVLDLIIRKTVASNLDKVGKAVKGIQYFKTTTEATEASTTQPTVTAITK
- a CDS encoding Vsp/OspC family lipoprotein, which produces MKRITLCALFLTLFLLSSCNSSGAATKDGQAAKSDGTVIDLAKITKNITDSVAFAKDVKEIHSLVKSIDELAKAIGKKIKNDGTLENETDKNGSLLAGVHSVISAVKTKVEALETTSGISTELKTKITDVKSKAEAFLGKLKDKHADLGKNAATDVDAKSAILTTDATKDKGAKELGELNTAINELLTAANGAATAAIAELTTSAKPSNT